The following nucleotide sequence is from Paracrocinitomix mangrovi.
GGCAATGGAATAACGACATGCTCTGAAGCATTGGCTTTTAATGGAGCTGAAAATAATCCCAATCCCAATAAAATGCTGTATACTAAGAACTTTCTCCTTTTCATTTTAATCAAAATTCTCTGTTAAGATACCCATTTTTCCGTTTTGATAGTCAATAATTGCCTGTCTAATTTCATCTTCGGTATTCATAACAAATGGTCCGTATGCACTCACATCCTCATTTATAGGAGCTCCAGAGAGTACGATAAACTTAGTGTCTTCCAATGCTTTTACTGCAATTGACGTACCATCATTGTTAAAGTGAATTAGATTTTTACCCTCAAATTCCTTTTCTCCAACTTTAATTTTTCCTTCTAATTGATAAATCAATGCGTTATAAGATTCTGGAATGGCAATTTCTTTATAACCATCCTTTTGCATATTCAAACGCAATATCAGAACATCTGAATGTGCAATAGCAGGTCCTTTTTTATCCTCTAATTCCCCAGCAACCACATATGTTTCTACTTTTTTGTCTTCACTTATTATAAGCGGAGTGTCCTCTTTGGAATAAGGTTGATAAGAAGCTTCATCCATTTTGTGTTTTGCAGGAGCATTCATCCAAAATTGAATAATCTCAAAAGTACCTCCATCTTCAGCAAGTTCTTTAGCAGGTCTCTCAGAATGCACTATTCCAGATCCTGAATTCATCCATTGCGTTCCACCGGAATATACTACTTCGGATGTACCTAAAGAATCTCTATGATGAACGCCACCTTGAAATATGAACGTAACAGGAGAAAATCCTCTATGCGGATGAGGCCCCACTCCTACTGTACTTTGATGTTCACCTCCTTTTAATTCATCTTTCCAATGATGGATTAGTAAAAAAGGATCTATTTGATCTACACCTTTGAATGGTAGGGCCTGGTCCAATATGGTTCCTCCCATGTTTATTTTAAAAGCTTTTATTGAATGCTTAATTGTTCGCATATGCTAAAGATACAAATAATACATGTTTAAACATGTTGTTTGTATTATTTTAACAATTAATCCAATGAATTGTTTGGTTATAAGGCTCTTTTAGGGAAAGTAGATCTATCTCTAAGATTGATTTTATTAATGAAATAAATGTAGTATCCCATTGTAAATACCGCAAATGCAGAGAATATGTGCCACATGAAATGTGTACCTTGAGGTAATAAATCCGGAAATGGATTTGGTGTAGGATAATCACTTGCACGGCAAGCCAAAGCCAATCCCAGAAATAAAAAGGTAAGCACTACCAGTCTTAAATGATAAAATTTCGTTCTTCCTAATATGATTAAAATAGGTGCAAAGAAAGATGCTCCCACAAAGAAATACCCAAAATTAGGAGCCATCTCCTCCATTCCTTCAAATTGCATAAACAGGCGTATGGTGAAGTAAGCTAAAACATAAAATCCCAAAACAATAGCTAAACCTAAATACCAACGCTTAACCAATTTTGTCCATAAATAAACTGATAAAGTTAAACTCATTGCAGAGGCAGGCATTACGTCTAAAAAGAAAAACAAATCCTCTGTTCTGAAAGCATGGAACAAAGTAGATCCTAAGCCATTTAAGAACAATAAAGGGAGGATAGCAACTATTATTAAGTTTTCTTTATATCTACCTCTCAATTTGTAAATCCAAAAGATAATCGGAATAAAAAAGAACATGCTTGATATAGCATTCCAGGGTTCTCTGAGCCATGATTCATGATGAAATTCATGATAAAAAGGCCCCGGGTCCAGAATAAGTGAATCTCTTAAAGCTATCTGTAAACTATCAAGCATGTGGCAAATATAATGAGGGATATTTTCTTGTGATGATTTTTGATTTAATAAATTGATTCTTCAGATATTTACCTTATGGAACATCATTTTAAAGGCATAATTGGCAAGGTTGAAGACAGCACTTTAATGTGGAATTATCGCATCCAAATTCCAGATGATATCATGGACAGTTTTAGGGATACTGATAAGAGAATTGTAAGCCTAATTAAAGGAACCGAGCCTGTTCATTGCGCTATTTTTTCGCAAGGAGATGGGACGTATTACATCATGATTAACAAACAGTTTAGAACTAAATACAAGCTGGTTGAAGGAGATGAAGTTGAAGTAAGTATAAGCAAAGATGATTCAAAATACGGAACTAAAGCGCCTGATTTTTTCGAAGAACTTTGTTTTCAAGATCCTATTGCCAGTGATTATTTTCATTTGTTAACTCCTGGTAAACAAAGAACTTTACTGCATTTGATGTGTAAATTGAAAAGTGAAGAGAAGCAATTAGAAAAAGCACTGGTGATTTTCGATTACCTGAAGGAAGTAGAAGGAAAATTGGATTTTAAAGAATTGAACGAAGCCTTTAAAAGTAACAGGTTCAAGAATTAATAAATGCGTATTTCAGCTCTACGATTCAAGGCATCATTATTTTCATCAACTAATTGAGTCTCCCCGTAGGCATTGACAATGAACCTGTTTTTTGAAATCCCTTTTTTAACACAATAGTCCACTACCCAATCACCTCTTTTTCCTGATAAGATTAGATTGTATTCATCTGAACTTCTGGCATCTGCGTAAGCGTTTACTTCAATTTTTAAAGATGGATTACTTTTTAAAAGCTTCACCATATTGTTCAATTTTGACAAATCTGAAGACTTGGCGTTACTTTTATTTGAATCAAAATAAACCACAACTAAGTCATAATCTGTTTTGATTGAAATATTGACATCAATAGAATCTTCTTCAATTTGATTTAAGTTGTTTGCAGACTCGAAACCTAGCGGCTTGTAGATAAAGAAGTCATTCTGTCCTCTTCTTAACTGAGCGATTTTCTTACCATCTCTATCAAAAATATAAAGTGTAAAATCATCTAATTCTAAATTTGGATCGTCTTCATTGATTTTGAATAGCAAGTTATCTTCTAATGGAAGGCTTCTAAATCTGAATTTTCCTTGTGCATCTGTTTTGGTTTCTTCAATTAAAATTCCATTTTCGGTATAAGCTTGAACTGTTAAACCACCTTCGAAATTCCCCTGAATATTTTTATATTCAAAATAACCTGATATAGTTTTGGTTTCCAATTCAAAAACATCCTCATCTTCTTGTAATACTTTAAGTGAATTTGAATAAGATGGACTTAATTTCCTGTAAGTAAAATCACCTTTAGGGTCACTTTTTAATTGCGCTACAACATTTCCTTTTTTATCAAAAATCAATAAAACTAGATCGTCATCATTTTCTGGAACGGTTAAAATGTAATTTTCTTCCATATCCAGATTTCTGAAGTCAAAGTTTCCGTTTTTATCAGTAAAAGTTTCAAACTTCATATTACCATCTTCATCTACCAAAAGAACTCTTAACTTATCAGGGTAATCACCTGGGATTTTTTCATAAATAAACTGTCCTGTAAGATGTCCTTTGTTCAATTCAACGTCAATCATGTCTTCAGGAATTAAGGCCAGTGTACCTCCTTTATCATACCCTAGCTTTTTATATGTGAAGGATCCATTTTCATCAGAAACTAGTTTTGTAACCGGATTACCATTTTCGTCATAAAAAGTCAGATACAACTCCTCTTCAGATCTGGTTTCTATTCTGTAATCTCCGTCATAATCAATGTTGTTGAAAATAAAGTCACCTTTACTATCAGTGGTTGTTTCTAAAATAATCTCATCATCTTCCCCAATGATCATAACATTTAAGCCGGATACAGTTCCTTCAATGTTTCTGTAAGTAAAATTACCTGCCAATACATTTCTAACAGTAGTTTGCTTATCCATGTTAAAAAAGTGGATATCATCATTACCAGAAGAGTTGTTGGAGTAAAATCCTTTATTCATTCCAGGAAATACAAAGATTCCAAAATCATCTTCCGGACTGTTAATTCCATTAAGAATTTCTACTTCACCTGCATTTTTGATGTCTTGCCAGTAAATATCTAATTCTCCTTGCCCATTTGCTCGATCAGATGAAAAGAAAATACATCCATCCACTACATAAGGATAAAGTTCATTAGAAGTAGTATTTACACTTTCAAGCGCTTGTGGTGTTACCCAACTACCATTTTTTAAATCAGCATAAAAGATATCCTTACCTCCTTTTGTTCCTTGAATATCAGAAGCAAAGTACAACCTACCTTTATAAGAGTCAAATGCAGGATGTCCGAATGAATAAGCAGCATCATTAAAAGGAAGTGCGACCGGATCCTGCCAATTATCATCAACTTTTACGCTCATGTATAATTGGGGTTTATATTTTTTCTTATTCTTTTTAGTGTTTTCAACCGGTTTTACTTGAGTAAAGAACATGGTGTCTCCGGTTACGCTCATGCATAAAGGACCAGTATGATTATTAGTCATCAACTTATTAGAAATGATAGTAGAACTTTTAAACTTGACATTCTCGTCAACATCTCCTTTCATTTCAGCTTTAAACATATTCAAATAACCTCCTCTGTTCCAGTTGTTTTCTCCAAAATTGAACATATCATATTCTCTACCTGAAGTGAAATAGATTATGTTATCATGGACAAACGGAGAAAACTCAGCTGCTTTTGTGTTGAATTGTTCAATCTTTTTTGGAGTACAAACTATTTCAACACTAACAACCTCATATGTCTGTCCAAATAACTGAGCAGCATACAAACCAATTAGCAATGTCAACAACTTAAGGCTATTCATTACAGATAACGAGGTGAAATAGTTTGTTTATCCTTTAAATTAAAATCAAATCCTAAAAAGATTTCATGTGATCCTTTTGTATATGCTCCAATTTTACTGTAATTCAAATCAAATGCATATCCAACTCTCATAAAATCTGTGATATTGATATCTGTCATAAAGACAATGCTGCTGGTATTTCTAGCCGATATACCTAACCAAATTCGTTTATAAATTAATGCAGAGATGTTTACATCTAAATTAACAGGAGCGCCTATAACAGATTTAAACAATATGGTTGGTTTTAAAATGAAGTTCTTTTTCCATTCCCAAACATAACCTGCATTTAAAATAAAATGTCTTCTAAGTGTAAAATTGGTTGTTACAGAGTCTGCATAGCCATCAAAATTAAATTGATGTTTTGTCAAATGATTGATCGCGCCCCCTACAAAGAATTTCTTTTTGTAATAATATACACCAAAATCAAAACTAGGAACCATTGCACTCACCTTTCCTCCAACATCTAATTGATCATTATCTTCTTTGAAATTCAAAAGATTTCTATTCAATACAGAATTGTAAAAACCTGCTCGTAAAGCGAAATTTAGTTTACTGTGCTTGAATTTCACTTGATAACCTGCTGTTCCTGCCGCTATAATGTTATTTGATGGTCCTATTTGATCATGGGCAAAATTAACTCCCCATACCAGTCCATACTTAGTAACAGGTGCATGCATTGCAAAAGATTGAGTGCTTGGAGCTCCCGGCATTCCTACCCATTGACTTCTATGCAATAATACCATACTGTAAGAATTTCTGGTACCTGCATAAGCTGGATTTATGGCAAATGGATTAAACATGTATTGACTATACAATGCATCTTGCTGACCAAAGGATTGGAAAGCACACAAAAGCATCATGAATAGTACTATTTTTCTCATTTGCTAATTCAGTATTCTTGAATTAATTGGCAATAATAAATCAAATATATAAATGTAACTCACTTCTCCATCAAATCTTTATCCTCACTTATCACAGTACAATTGTTTATTTCACAATTTGCACCCAGCCCGCTTGATTTTGACTTCCTCCAACTTCTACGACATAATAATAAGTTCCGGCCGGTAAAATCTTACCATTTTTGTTTTCACCATTCCAAATCACATCATTATTGTTGTAGTTAACAAATGATATAATCACATCTCCCCAACGGTTAAAAACTGTTACCGTATTTTCAGGGAATCCTTCAATTCCTTCTATCTCCCAAAAGTCATTTACACCATCCGAATTAGGACTAAATGCATTATAAGTTTCTACATGGCAAGAATCTGCTGGCAAAAAGTCAACATTAATTGAATCAGTTACAACGCATCCATTA
It contains:
- a CDS encoding OmpA family protein, producing the protein MNSLKLLTLLIGLYAAQLFGQTYEVVSVEIVCTPKKIEQFNTKAAEFSPFVHDNIIYFTSGREYDMFNFGENNWNRGGYLNMFKAEMKGDVDENVKFKSSTIISNKLMTNNHTGPLCMSVTGDTMFFTQVKPVENTKKNKKKYKPQLYMSVKVDDNWQDPVALPFNDAAYSFGHPAFDSYKGRLYFASDIQGTKGGKDIFYADLKNGSWVTPQALESVNTTSNELYPYVVDGCIFFSSDRANGQGELDIYWQDIKNAGEVEILNGINSPEDDFGIFVFPGMNKGFYSNNSSGNDDIHFFNMDKQTTVRNVLAGNFTYRNIEGTVSGLNVMIIGEDDEIILETTTDSKGDFIFNNIDYDGDYRIETRSEEELYLTFYDENGNPVTKLVSDENGSFTYKKLGYDKGGTLALIPEDMIDVELNKGHLTGQFIYEKIPGDYPDKLRVLLVDEDGNMKFETFTDKNGNFDFRNLDMEENYILTVPENDDDLVLLIFDKKGNVVAQLKSDPKGDFTYRKLSPSYSNSLKVLQEDEDVFELETKTISGYFEYKNIQGNFEGGLTVQAYTENGILIEETKTDAQGKFRFRSLPLEDNLLFKINEDDPNLELDDFTLYIFDRDGKKIAQLRRGQNDFFIYKPLGFESANNLNQIEEDSIDVNISIKTDYDLVVVYFDSNKSNAKSSDLSKLNNMVKLLKSNPSLKIEVNAYADARSSDEYNLILSGKRGDWVVDYCVKKGISKNRFIVNAYGETQLVDENNDALNRRAEIRIY
- a CDS encoding DUF1905 domain-containing protein; its protein translation is MEHHFKGIIGKVEDSTLMWNYRIQIPDDIMDSFRDTDKRIVSLIKGTEPVHCAIFSQGDGTYYIMINKQFRTKYKLVEGDEVEVSISKDDSKYGTKAPDFFEELCFQDPIASDYFHLLTPGKQRTLLHLMCKLKSEEKQLEKALVIFDYLKEVEGKLDFKELNEAFKSNRFKN
- a CDS encoding type IX secretion system membrane protein PorP/SprF, with translation MRKIVLFMMLLCAFQSFGQQDALYSQYMFNPFAINPAYAGTRNSYSMVLLHRSQWVGMPGAPSTQSFAMHAPVTKYGLVWGVNFAHDQIGPSNNIIAAGTAGYQVKFKHSKLNFALRAGFYNSVLNRNLLNFKEDNDQLDVGGKVSAMVPSFDFGVYYYKKKFFVGGAINHLTKHQFNFDGYADSVTTNFTLRRHFILNAGYVWEWKKNFILKPTILFKSVIGAPVNLDVNISALIYKRIWLGISARNTSSIVFMTDINITDFMRVGYAFDLNYSKIGAYTKGSHEIFLGFDFNLKDKQTISPRYL
- a CDS encoding pirin family protein; protein product: MRTIKHSIKAFKINMGGTILDQALPFKGVDQIDPFLLIHHWKDELKGGEHQSTVGVGPHPHRGFSPVTFIFQGGVHHRDSLGTSEVVYSGGTQWMNSGSGIVHSERPAKELAEDGGTFEIIQFWMNAPAKHKMDEASYQPYSKEDTPLIISEDKKVETYVVAGELEDKKGPAIAHSDVLILRLNMQKDGYKEIAIPESYNALIYQLEGKIKVGEKEFEGKNLIHFNNDGTSIAVKALEDTKFIVLSGAPINEDVSAYGPFVMNTEDEIRQAIIDYQNGKMGILTENFD